ATCTACTGGAGGATACCTTGGTCGAAACCCAGCAGGCTATTGAGATGGCAGATATCTATGGTTCTATTTTGAATTCTATGACACACGCCTTCGCATCTATCATTTCCAACAACCAGAATACCATCATGAAAACCTTGGCTTTAGTGACTATCGTTTTATCTATTCCAACCATGGTCTTTTCTGCCTATGGTATGAACTTTAAAGACAATGTCATTCCGTTTAATGACGTTCCACATGCCTTCTGGTGGATTATCTTATTTGCCTTTGCCATCAGTTTATCACTCACCTTCTACTTCATTCGCAAGAGATGGTTCTAACACTAGGAGTTTACTATGTCATTTACAGAAATTAAAGAATTAACGAAAAAAAACCAGGAATTTATCCATATTGCTACTAACCAATTGATTAAAGATGGTAAATCTGATAGTGAAATTAAAGAATTATTGGAAGAAATCCTGCCGACAATTATTGAGAAACAAAAAACTGGTATAACAGCCCGCAACCTCTACGGAGCTCCAAGCGAGTGGGCAGCAAGTAAGTCTATTATCGAACAAGAAGAGAAAGTTAAAACCGAATACAATGAGAACCCTTGGCTTATGTGGCTCGATTCCAGTCTTTTCATGCTTGCTATTATTGCAGGAATCAACGGAGTGATGAACTTATTAGGTCAAGGCGCCCAATATGGCTTGCTCACGCTATTAGTCATTGGTTTTGGAGTCGGCGCTGGTATGTACTTCATGTACCACTTCGTTTACAGAGAACAAATCAAAACTGGTCAACGTCCTAAATTATTAAAAGCAATCCTCTTCCTCGGACTTGCGACCTTGGCTTGGTCACTTGTTTTCCTCTTGGCAGCCCTTATCCCTACCAGCCTAAACCCTGTCTTGCCTCCACTAGTTACCATTCTTATTGGAGCTGCAGCTTTCGGTGCTCGCTACCTCTTGAAAAAGAAATACAATATCCGCAATGCAATGTCACCTGTACAATAGTGAACTAAAGGCGATTGGTCCATCCAGTCGCCTTTTTCTAATATCAATGCATACTTACATCAAAAATATCATCATCTACATTTAGCAAAAACAAACCAATTTTTACTAAAAAGAGAATGATACACAACGGTTTTGCACTTTCCCAATTTTCTAGCTTTTGAAAAATAGCCTTTTCTGTCATTGCGCTATTCACATGTCTAGAGCGCAAGAAAAAATCGCCACACAGGGCGATTGCGCCTTTCCATTTTCTAGGGCGCAAGCTAAAAAGACCCGTTAGGGGCTCAATTCGCCTTCTAATTTCCGAGCTCATGAAAAAATGGTCCACTGGACCATTGCACTTTTCATATTTCTAGAGTGCAAGAAAAAATCGCCACAACGGGCGATTGCGCCTTTCCATTTCTAGGGCGCAAGCTAAAAAGACCCGTTAGGGGCTCAATTCGCTTTCTTAATTTCGAGCTCATGAAAAAATGACCCGTTGGGGTCTCAATTCGCCTTCTAATTTCCGAGCTCATGAAAAAACAGTCCATTCAAGGACTGTTTTTTTAATCTTCGTTTACGAATGGTAGCAATGCCATTACGCGAGCACGTTTGATAGCTGTTGTTACTTTACGTTGGTTTTTAGCTGAAGTTCCAGTTACACGGCGTGGAAGGATTTTTCCACGTTCAGAAATGAAACGGCTAAGAAGCTCAGTATCTTTGTAATCAACATATTCAATTTTGTTAGCTGCGATATAGTCAACTTTTTTACGGCGTTTGAAACCGCCACGACGTTGTTGAGCCATGTGTGTTCTCCTTTATATTATTATTTCAGACCTAGAATGGTAGGTCATCGTCTGATATATCCATTGGATTACTAGCTCCAAATGGACTTTCTTCTCTAGCGAAGTTAGGTGTAGATTGTGCAGGTGCTTGATAAGGTGAGTTATAGTCATTCCCAGCGGCAAATGAATTACCAGCTGAATAAGCACCACCTTGACCTTCACGAGCAGTACGGCTTTCCAAGAGTTGGAAACTATCCGCAAGCACCTCAGTCACGTAGACACGTTGTCCCTGCTGGTTATCATAGCTACGAGTCTGGATACGACCAGTAACACCAATCAGAGCACCTTTCTTAGCCCAATTCGCCAAATTCTCAGCTTGTTGACGCCAAATGACTACGTTGATAAAGTCCGCTTCACGCTCACCGTTTTGATTTTTAAAATTGCGGTTAACTGCTAGAGTAAAAGTCGCAACAGCCTGGTTAGACGGAGTATAACGAAGTTCTGCATCACGGGTCATACGACCAACCAATACTACATTATTTATCATAATCTACCTTCTTACGCGTCAAGTTTGACAATCATGTGACGAAGAATGTCGCCGTTGATTTTTGACAAACGGTCAAACTCTTTAAGAGCTTCATCGTTGCTTGCTTCAACGTTAACGATGTGGTACAAACCTTCGCGGAAATCTTTGATTTCGTATGCAAGGCGACGTTTTTCCCATGCTTTTGATTCAACGATTGTTGCACCGTTGTCAGTCAAGATAGAGTCAAAGCGTGCTACCAAAGCGTTTTTAGCTTCTTCTTCAATGTTTGGACGAATAATATAAAGAATTTCGTATTTAGCCATTGATATGTTCCTCCTTTTGGTCTAATGACTC
The nucleotide sequence above comes from Streptococcus sp. 29887. Encoded proteins:
- a CDS encoding DUF1129 domain-containing protein; this translates as MSFTEIKELTKKNQEFIHIATNQLIKDGKSDSEIKELLEEILPTIIEKQKTGITARNLYGAPSEWAASKSIIEQEEKVKTEYNENPWLMWLDSSLFMLAIIAGINGVMNLLGQGAQYGLLTLLVIGFGVGAGMYFMYHFVYREQIKTGQRPKLLKAILFLGLATLAWSLVFLLAALIPTSLNPVLPPLVTILIGAAAFGARYLLKKKYNIRNAMSPVQ
- the rpsR gene encoding 30S ribosomal protein S18, giving the protein MAQQRRGGFKRRKKVDYIAANKIEYVDYKDTELLSRFISERGKILPRRVTGTSAKNQRKVTTAIKRARVMALLPFVNED
- a CDS encoding single-stranded DNA-binding protein, translated to MINNVVLVGRMTRDAELRYTPSNQAVATFTLAVNRNFKNQNGEREADFINVVIWRQQAENLANWAKKGALIGVTGRIQTRSYDNQQGQRVYVTEVLADSFQLLESRTAREGQGGAYSAGNSFAAGNDYNSPYQAPAQSTPNFAREESPFGASNPMDISDDDLPF
- the rpsF gene encoding 30S ribosomal protein S6, which produces MAKYEILYIIRPNIEEEAKNALVARFDSILTDNGATIVESKAWEKRRLAYEIKDFREGLYHIVNVEASNDEALKEFDRLSKINGDILRHMIVKLDA